The Arctopsyche grandis isolate Sample6627 chromosome 7, ASM5162203v2, whole genome shotgun sequence genome includes a window with the following:
- the LOC143914815 gene encoding uncharacterized protein LOC143914815 isoform X2 yields the protein MFIYRSNPCSIKFIFTNFSKLKMPLFEKFCCCMKLRTGGIVIGVLGLAFCVLTFLLALVIFELAPHDKNGKIWMLTFISVTVLVHIVLLYGVFKSVKLMLIPWMVLIILGILLFAVHLVTRFIALFVYEDYHGIRILNSDYTSETVFVIFMMVFDGMYVYFWLCVISLYQNIKEDEVSKSQCQNADTELNGLSSTPQPDCGEFEKNNLP from the exons ATGTT TATCTACAGATCAAATCCATgctcaataaaatttattttcaccaATTTTAGTAAATTGAAGATGCCACTCTTCGAGAAGTTCTGTTGTTGTATGAAATTACGAACTGGAGGCATAGTCATCGGTGTACTGGGTTTG GCATTCTGCGTATTAACATTTTTGTTGGCACTTGTGATTTTCGAACTGGCCCCCCATGATAAAAATg gaAAGATTTGGATGCTGACTTTTATCTCTGTGACTGTTCTTGTGCATATAGTACTACTTTATGGAGTTTTTAAG TCTGTAAAGTTGATGTTGATTCCATGGATGGTATTGATTATATTAGGGATTTTATTATTTGCAGTACATTTGGTAACACGATTCATTGCATTATTCGTATATGAAGATTATCATGGTATACGGATACTTAATTCAGATTATACATCTGAAACTGTGTTTGTAATCTTTATGATGGTGTTTGATG GGATGTACGTGTATTTCTGGTTATGTGTGATTAgtttatatcaaaatatcaaAGAAGACGAAGTATCAAAGTCTCAATGTCAAAATGCTGATACTGAACTGAACGGCCTTTCTTCAACACCACAGCCGGATTGTGGTGAATTCGAAAAAAACAATTTACCATAG
- the LOC143914816 gene encoding uncharacterized protein LOC143914816 isoform X1, with amino-acid sequence MPIFDKCCCFSLRTGNLIIGWLGLVFFICFGFSYKKGMSFRWGVHMCISVIGSITSASLIYAAVKTSKLMTIPWLLTVFLTLLYLIPTQLCLWYEIYLPKDMREFFFIHLLLVITSIAVGMLTLVLIFSWLLVLSLYQQIRIKERSNLQLQNAGIPLQTLPSSSSEVGDSLPNYSDVVKTNDQ; translated from the exons ATGCCCATCTTTGATAAGTGTTGCTGTTTCAGTCTACGCACTGGAAACCTTATCATCGGATGGCTGGGATTG GTGTTTTTCATATGTTTcggattttcatataaaaaag GGATGTCTTTCCGATGGGGTGTTCATATGTGTATTTCAGTAATTGGTAGTATCACGAGTGCATCATTGATCTATGCAGCTGTcaag ACATCAAAACTGATGACAATTCCATGGTTGCTGACTGTGTTTTTAACATTGCTGTATCTAATTCCAACACAATTGTGCTTATGGTACGAAATATATTTGCCCAAGGACATGAGGGAGTTTTTCTTTATACATTTACTATTGGTAATAACTTCTATTGCTGTTGGTATGTTAACAT TGGTGCTTATTTTTTCGTGGCTGTTGGTTTTAAGTTTATACCAGCAGATCAGAATAAAGGAAAGGTCGAATTTGCAGCTTCAAAACGCTGGAATTCCACTGCAAACACTTCCTTCTTCATCGTCCGAAGTTGGTGATTCATTGCCTAACTATAGCGATGTTGTAAAAACGAACGATCAA
- the LOC143914812 gene encoding uncharacterized protein LOC143914812 isoform X1 — protein MFDQLIKICIYNREHQSPCGKSHVWSCFVFSVTHFRNHLCCYPFTLKMALFKKFCCCIGLQTGVTVIGWLGLAFCLLAFLLALSIFELAPNETGKIWTLNLISLTVFLHVVLLYAVFKSVKLMLIPWLILIALEILLLAVHLATRFIGLFLYDEYHGIRILNSYYTSETVFVIFMMVFDGMYVYFWLCVVSLYQMIKEDEVSKSQCQNADTELKGLSSTPQPDCGEFEKIILP, from the exons ATGTTTGATCAgctcataaaaatatgtatttacaacagAGAACATCAGTCGCCTTGTGGCAAATCACATGTGTGGTCGTGTTTTGTATTTAGTGTGACACATTTTCGTAATCACTTGTGTTGCTATCCTTT taCATTGAAGATGGCACTCTTCAAGAAATTCTGTTGTTGTATTGGATTACAAACCGGAGTCACAGTCATTGGTTGGCTGGGTTTG GCATTTTGCCTATTAGCATTTTTGTTGGCACTCAGTATTTTCGAACTCGCTCCAAATGAAACAG GAAAGATATGGACATTGAATTTAATATCTCTGACTGTTTTTCTGCATGTAGTACTACTTTATGCAGTTTTTAAG tCTGTAAAGTTGATGTTGATTCCATGGCTGATATTGATTGCattagaaattttattattagcaGTACATTTGGCAACACGGTTCATTGGATTATTCCTATATGATGAATATCATGGTATACGGATActtaattcatattatacatctgAAACTGTGTTTGTAATCTTTATGATGGTGTTTGATG GGATGTACGTGTATTTCTGGTTATGTGTGGTTAGTTTATATCAAATGATCAAAGAAGACGAAGTATCAAAGTCTCAATGTCAAAATGCTGATACTGAACTGAAAGGCCTTTCTTCAACACCACAGCCGGATTGTGGTGAATtcgaaaaaatcattttaccATAG
- the LOC143914816 gene encoding uncharacterized protein LOC143914816 isoform X2, with the protein MPIFDKCCCFSLRTGNLIIGWLGLVFFICFGFSYKKGMSFRWGVHMCISVIGSITSASLIYAAVKTSKLMTIPWLLTVFLTLLYLIPTQLCLWYEIYLPKDMREFFFIHLLLVITSIAVVVLIFSWLLVLSLYQQIRIKERSNLQLQNAGIPLQTLPSSSSEVGDSLPNYSDVVKTNDQV; encoded by the exons ATGCCCATCTTTGATAAGTGTTGCTGTTTCAGTCTACGCACTGGAAACCTTATCATCGGATGGCTGGGATTG GTGTTTTTCATATGTTTcggattttcatataaaaaag GGATGTCTTTCCGATGGGGTGTTCATATGTGTATTTCAGTAATTGGTAGTATCACGAGTGCATCATTGATCTATGCAGCTGTcaag ACATCAAAACTGATGACAATTCCATGGTTGCTGACTGTGTTTTTAACATTGCTGTATCTAATTCCAACACAATTGTGCTTATGGTACGAAATATATTTGCCCAAGGACATGAGGGAGTTTTTCTTTATACATTTACTATTGGTAATAACTTCTATTGCTGTTG TGGTGCTTATTTTTTCGTGGCTGTTGGTTTTAAGTTTATACCAGCAGATCAGAATAAAGGAAAGGTCGAATTTGCAGCTTCAAAACGCTGGAATTCCACTGCAAACACTTCCTTCTTCATCGTCCGAAGTTGGTGATTCATTGCCTAACTATAGCGATGTTGTAAAAACGAACGATCAAGTATAA
- the LOC143914812 gene encoding uncharacterized protein LOC143914812 isoform X2, translated as MIQFRTIKKLNKKVLQFCWRTPINQNARNANGHNTLKMALFKKFCCCIGLQTGVTVIGWLGLAFCLLAFLLALSIFELAPNETGKIWTLNLISLTVFLHVVLLYAVFKSVKLMLIPWLILIALEILLLAVHLATRFIGLFLYDEYHGIRILNSYYTSETVFVIFMMVFDGMYVYFWLCVVSLYQMIKEDEVSKSQCQNADTELKGLSSTPQPDCGEFEKIILP; from the exons ATGATTCAATTCAGAACGATTAAGAAGcttaataaaaaggttttgcagTTTTGTTGGAGAACACCGATCAATCAAAATGCCCGTAATGCAAATGGACACAA taCATTGAAGATGGCACTCTTCAAGAAATTCTGTTGTTGTATTGGATTACAAACCGGAGTCACAGTCATTGGTTGGCTGGGTTTG GCATTTTGCCTATTAGCATTTTTGTTGGCACTCAGTATTTTCGAACTCGCTCCAAATGAAACAG GAAAGATATGGACATTGAATTTAATATCTCTGACTGTTTTTCTGCATGTAGTACTACTTTATGCAGTTTTTAAG tCTGTAAAGTTGATGTTGATTCCATGGCTGATATTGATTGCattagaaattttattattagcaGTACATTTGGCAACACGGTTCATTGGATTATTCCTATATGATGAATATCATGGTATACGGATActtaattcatattatacatctgAAACTGTGTTTGTAATCTTTATGATGGTGTTTGATG GGATGTACGTGTATTTCTGGTTATGTGTGGTTAGTTTATATCAAATGATCAAAGAAGACGAAGTATCAAAGTCTCAATGTCAAAATGCTGATACTGAACTGAAAGGCCTTTCTTCAACACCACAGCCGGATTGTGGTGAATtcgaaaaaatcattttaccATAG
- the LOC143914816 gene encoding uncharacterized protein LOC143914816 isoform X4: MSFRWGVHMCISVIGSITSASLIYAAVKTSKLMTIPWLLTVFLTLLYLIPTQLCLWYEIYLPKDMREFFFIHLLLVITSIAVGMLTLVLIFSWLLVLSLYQQIRIKERSNLQLQNAGIPLQTLPSSSSEVGDSLPNYSDVVKTNDQV; this comes from the exons ATGTCTTTCCGATGGGGTGTTCATATGTGTATTTCAGTAATTGGTAGTATCACGAGTGCATCATTGATCTATGCAGCTGTcaag ACATCAAAACTGATGACAATTCCATGGTTGCTGACTGTGTTTTTAACATTGCTGTATCTAATTCCAACACAATTGTGCTTATGGTACGAAATATATTTGCCCAAGGACATGAGGGAGTTTTTCTTTATACATTTACTATTGGTAATAACTTCTATTGCTGTTGGTATGTTAACAT TGGTGCTTATTTTTTCGTGGCTGTTGGTTTTAAGTTTATACCAGCAGATCAGAATAAAGGAAAGGTCGAATTTGCAGCTTCAAAACGCTGGAATTCCACTGCAAACACTTCCTTCTTCATCGTCCGAAGTTGGTGATTCATTGCCTAACTATAGCGATGTTGTAAAAACGAACGATCAAGTATAA
- the LOC143914812 gene encoding uncharacterized protein LOC143914812 isoform X3 — protein sequence MALFKKFCCCIGLQTGVTVIGWLGLAFCLLAFLLALSIFELAPNETGKIWTLNLISLTVFLHVVLLYAVFKSVKLMLIPWLILIALEILLLAVHLATRFIGLFLYDEYHGIRILNSYYTSETVFVIFMMVFDGMYVYFWLCVVSLYQMIKEDEVSKSQCQNADTELKGLSSTPQPDCGEFEKIILP from the exons ATGGCACTCTTCAAGAAATTCTGTTGTTGTATTGGATTACAAACCGGAGTCACAGTCATTGGTTGGCTGGGTTTG GCATTTTGCCTATTAGCATTTTTGTTGGCACTCAGTATTTTCGAACTCGCTCCAAATGAAACAG GAAAGATATGGACATTGAATTTAATATCTCTGACTGTTTTTCTGCATGTAGTACTACTTTATGCAGTTTTTAAG tCTGTAAAGTTGATGTTGATTCCATGGCTGATATTGATTGCattagaaattttattattagcaGTACATTTGGCAACACGGTTCATTGGATTATTCCTATATGATGAATATCATGGTATACGGATActtaattcatattatacatctgAAACTGTGTTTGTAATCTTTATGATGGTGTTTGATG GGATGTACGTGTATTTCTGGTTATGTGTGGTTAGTTTATATCAAATGATCAAAGAAGACGAAGTATCAAAGTCTCAATGTCAAAATGCTGATACTGAACTGAAAGGCCTTTCTTCAACACCACAGCCGGATTGTGGTGAATtcgaaaaaatcattttaccATAG
- the LOC143914815 gene encoding uncharacterized protein LOC143914815 isoform X1 produces MPLFEKFCCCMKLRTGGIVIGVLGLAFCVLTFLLALVIFELAPHDKNGKIWMLTFISVTVLVHIVLLYGVFKSVKLMLIPWMVLIILGILLFAVHLVTRFIALFVYEDYHGIRILNSDYTSETVFVIFMMVFDGMYVYFWLCVISLYQNIKEDEVSKSQCQNADTELNGLSSTPQPDCGEFEKNNLP; encoded by the exons ATGCCACTCTTCGAGAAGTTCTGTTGTTGTATGAAATTACGAACTGGAGGCATAGTCATCGGTGTACTGGGTTTG GCATTCTGCGTATTAACATTTTTGTTGGCACTTGTGATTTTCGAACTGGCCCCCCATGATAAAAATg gaAAGATTTGGATGCTGACTTTTATCTCTGTGACTGTTCTTGTGCATATAGTACTACTTTATGGAGTTTTTAAG TCTGTAAAGTTGATGTTGATTCCATGGATGGTATTGATTATATTAGGGATTTTATTATTTGCAGTACATTTGGTAACACGATTCATTGCATTATTCGTATATGAAGATTATCATGGTATACGGATACTTAATTCAGATTATACATCTGAAACTGTGTTTGTAATCTTTATGATGGTGTTTGATG GGATGTACGTGTATTTCTGGTTATGTGTGATTAgtttatatcaaaatatcaaAGAAGACGAAGTATCAAAGTCTCAATGTCAAAATGCTGATACTGAACTGAACGGCCTTTCTTCAACACCACAGCCGGATTGTGGTGAATTCGAAAAAAACAATTTACCATAG
- the LOC143914816 gene encoding uncharacterized protein LOC143914816 isoform X3, with protein MPIFDKCCCFSLRTGNLIIGWLGLVFFICFGFSYKKGMSFRWGVHMCISVIGSITSASLIYAAVKTSKLMTIPWLLTVFLTLLYLIPTQLCLWYEIYLPKDMREFFFIHLLLVITSIAVVVLIFSWLLVLSLYQQIRIKERSNLQLQNAGIPLQTLPSSSSEVGDSLPNYSDVVKTNDQ; from the exons ATGCCCATCTTTGATAAGTGTTGCTGTTTCAGTCTACGCACTGGAAACCTTATCATCGGATGGCTGGGATTG GTGTTTTTCATATGTTTcggattttcatataaaaaag GGATGTCTTTCCGATGGGGTGTTCATATGTGTATTTCAGTAATTGGTAGTATCACGAGTGCATCATTGATCTATGCAGCTGTcaag ACATCAAAACTGATGACAATTCCATGGTTGCTGACTGTGTTTTTAACATTGCTGTATCTAATTCCAACACAATTGTGCTTATGGTACGAAATATATTTGCCCAAGGACATGAGGGAGTTTTTCTTTATACATTTACTATTGGTAATAACTTCTATTGCTGTTG TGGTGCTTATTTTTTCGTGGCTGTTGGTTTTAAGTTTATACCAGCAGATCAGAATAAAGGAAAGGTCGAATTTGCAGCTTCAAAACGCTGGAATTCCACTGCAAACACTTCCTTCTTCATCGTCCGAAGTTGGTGATTCATTGCCTAACTATAGCGATGTTGTAAAAACGAACGATCAA
- the LOC143914571 gene encoding uncharacterized protein LOC143914571 gives MKMARFKRSYLDFGLQTRNSTVASLSLVISTIIFLYAVNYFNLDIKGILIIIFSYQLSSHTITQSLKVTFILRLMLAIFGFYVFESELNKQLMSLLKIILMFLFIWIPVDQSFLY, from the exons ATGAAGATGGCACGTTTCAAGAGATCCTATCTCGATTTTGGACTACAAACTAGAAATTCGACCGTCGCTTCGCTGAGTTTG GTCATTTccacaataatatttttatatgcagttaattattttaatctagaCATCAAAG gaattttaattattattttctcaTATCAACTATCCTCACATACAATTACACag tcgtTGAAGGTGACGTTTATTCTTCGGCTGATGCTGGCTATATTTGGATTTTACGTATTTGAATCGGAATTAAATAAACAACTAATGtcattattaaaaatcattCTTATGTTTCTATTCATTTGGATACCAGTTGACC aaagttttttgtattaa